The DNA region GGGATCGCCGTCGCCTTCGATTCCCTCGGCGCAAACAAGGTCCGGAGCGGTCTCACGATCCTCGGCGTGACGATCGGCGTGCTCGTCGTCATGGTGATGGCGGCGGTGATTACCGGCGTCAACCGGAGCTTCTCGGAGTTGGTCGCTCCGAACGGGATGACGACGTTCAACATCGTCCATTTTGACTTCTCGTCCATCGACTTCACCGCCGGTCCACTCGACGATGCGGAGAACGATTTCTTCAGTAACCCACCGCTGAAGCCTGAGTGGGCGAAGGACATTGCGCAGATTCCGGAAATCGGTAGCGCAGCGGCGATGGTAGACCTGGCGGGATCGGGCTACGAGGCGAGCGTGGGATCGGAGCGCGTCGAGATCTCGCTCTACGCCGTCGGCCCCGACTACCTGGAGATCTCGAGCGGCGACATCATCTCCGGCCGCTGGTTCACGCAGCTCGAAGCCGATCGGCGCGCGACGGTCGCGGTCATCGATTCGGCCACGGCGGTGGGCTTGTTCGGGAGCCGGGATCCGCTTGGACGCGACATTCGGATCTCCCGGCGCAGCGAAGGATCCAGGGTCCGCGTGATCGGCGTGTACCGTCCGCCGGCCAACCTCTTCGCGGGCTTGGCGACGCACTACGTGTGGCTCCCCTTCCCGACGGCGGACAAGGTGCTGCGCGTATGGGACCGCCAGATCGGCCTGCTGGTGCGACCGGAAGCCGAAGCGGATCTTGAGACGGCGCTGGATGCGACCCGCGCGCGCATGCGGCAACTGCGCGGATTGAAGCCGGGCGAGGAGGATGACTTCGCGTTCATCACCTCCGACCAGATCATGAATCTGTGGGGCCAGCTGACGGGCATCCTTTTCGCGGCCATGGTGGGACTGTCGAGCATCGGCCTCCTCGTCGGGGGCGTCGGGGTGATCGGGATCATGATGATCTCCGTGACGGAGCGAACCCGCGAGATCGGGCTGCGCAAGGCGATGGGCAGCCGGAGGCGGGACATCATGTGGCAGTTCCTCGTCGAGGCCGCCACGCTCACCCTGCTCGGCGGCACGACGGGGATGCTGATCGGCGGCCTGCTCGTGT from Candidatus Palauibacter australiensis includes:
- a CDS encoding ABC transporter permease, which translates into the protein MKASRRGGMGLVTTVTEGIAVAFDSLGANKVRSGLTILGVTIGVLVVMVMAAVITGVNRSFSELVAPNGMTTFNIVHFDFSSIDFTAGPLDDAENDFFSNPPLKPEWAKDIAQIPEIGSAAAMVDLAGSGYEASVGSERVEISLYAVGPDYLEISSGDIISGRWFTQLEADRRATVAVIDSATAVGLFGSRDPLGRDIRISRRSEGSRVRVIGVYRPPANLFAGLATHYVWLPFPTADKVLRVWDRQIGLLVRPEAEADLETALDATRARMRQLRGLKPGEEDDFAFITSDQIMNLWGQLTGILFAAMVGLSSIGLLVGGVGVIGIMMISVTERTREIGLRKAMGSRRRDIMWQFLVEAATLTLLGGTTGMLIGGLLV